In a single window of the Serratia quinivorans genome:
- the ybhL gene encoding Inner membrane protein YbhL, which produces MDRYPRSNGSIVERANSGIQAYMAQVYGWMTCGMLLTAFVSWYAANTPAILNFIFSSQITFFGLIIAQLGLVFVISGMVNRLSGTVATSLFMLYSALTGLTLSSIFIAYTYSSIASTFVVTAGMFGAMSLYGYTTKRDLSGFGSMLFMALIGIVLASLVNIWLKSSALMWAITYIGVVVFVGLTAYDTQKLKAMGEQLNADDKDSFRKYAIVGALTLYLDFINLFLMLLRIFGNRR; this is translated from the coding sequence ATGGACCGATATCCACGCTCTAATGGTTCAATCGTCGAACGTGCCAACAGCGGCATTCAGGCTTATATGGCGCAGGTATACGGCTGGATGACCTGTGGCATGCTGTTGACGGCGTTTGTATCCTGGTACGCGGCCAACACGCCCGCGATCCTTAACTTTATCTTCTCCAGCCAGATCACCTTCTTCGGCCTGATTATCGCGCAGTTGGGTCTGGTGTTCGTGATTTCCGGCATGGTCAATCGTCTCAGTGGCACGGTCGCCACCTCGCTGTTTATGTTGTATTCGGCGCTGACCGGGTTGACGCTTTCCAGCATTTTCATCGCCTATACCTACAGCTCGATCGCCAGTACCTTCGTGGTGACCGCCGGCATGTTCGGTGCCATGAGCCTGTACGGCTACACCACCAAGCGTGACCTGAGCGGTTTCGGCAGCATGCTGTTTATGGCGCTGATCGGTATCGTGCTGGCTTCGCTGGTTAATATCTGGCTGAAAAGCTCCGCGCTGATGTGGGCGATTACCTATATCGGGGTGGTGGTGTTTGTTGGCCTGACGGCGTACGACACCCAAAAACTGAAAGCGATGGGCGAACAGTTGAACGCCGATGACAAAGACAGTTTCCGCAAGTACGCCATCGTTGGCGCGCTGACGCTGTACCTTGATTTCATCAACCTGTTCCTGATGTTACTGCGAATTTTCGGCAACCGCAGATAA